Below is a window of Euzebyales bacterium DNA.
TCCACATGGCGCCCGCCTACGGCGAAGACGACCAGACAGCGTGCGCAGAAGCCGGCATCCCCGTGCGGGTCACCGTCGACGACCACACACGTTTCACGTCGGTCGTGCCCGACTACGAGGGCCTACAGGTCTTCGAGGCCAACCCGCAGATCATCCGCGACCTGCACGAGGCGGGCGTGCTGCTGCGCCACGACAGCTATGAGCACCCGTATCCGCACTGCTGGCGGTGCGACACGCCGCTTGTCTACAAGGCGGTGTCGAGCTGGTTCGTCGAGGTCACGAAGTTCCGCGACCGCATGGTCGAGCTCAACCAGCAGATCACCTGGGTGCCCGAGCACGTGCGCGACGGCTCCATGGGCAGGTGGCTCGAGAACGCGCGGGACTGGTCGATCAGCCGCAACCGCTTCTGGGGTTCACCCATCCCCGTGTGGCGGTCCGACGATCCCGCGTACCCGCGCGTCGACGTGTACGGCTCGCTCGACGAGATCGAGCGCGACTTCGGCGTGCGCCCCACCGATCTGCACCGTCCGGTCGTCGACGATCTGGTGCGCCCCAACCCGGACGATCCGACGGGGCGGTCGATGATGCGCCGGGTCCCCGAGGTGCTCGACTGCTGGTTCGAGTCGGGGTCCATGCCATTCGCGCAGGTCCACCACCCATTCGAGAACGCCGACTGGTTCGAGCACCACTATCCCGGGGACTTCATCGTCGAGTCCATCGGGCAGACGCGCGGGTGGTTCTACACGCTGCACGTGCTGGCGACGGCGCTGTTCGATCGCCCGGCGTTCCGCACCTGCGTGACCCACGGCATCGTGCTCGGCAGCGACGGCCGCAAGATGAGCAAGTCGCTGGGCAACTACCCGGACGTCTACGAGATGTTCGACAGCTACGGCGCCGACGCCATGCGGTGGTTCCTGATGGCGTCGCCGATCCTGCGCGGCGGCGACCTCATCGTCACCGAGCAGGGCATCCGCGACAGCGTACGACAGGTGCTCAATCCGCTGTGGAGTGCGTACAACTTCTTCACGCTGTACGCCAACGCCGAGGACTACACCGCCACGCGGCGGACGGACTCCACGCACGTGCTGGACCGCTACGTCCTCGCCAAGTTGCATGCGCTGGTCACCGACGTGACGATGGCGATGGACGTCTACGAGATCTCCGGTGCGTGCGCGCTGGTCCGAGGTTTCTTCGACGCGTTGACCAACTGGTACATCCGCCGCTCGCGGGACCGGTTCTGGGCAGGGGACCACGATGCGTTCGACACGCTGTACACCGTGCTGGAGACGGTGTGCCGCGCCGCCGCGCCGCTGCTGCCGATGGTGACCGAGGACATGTGGCGCGGGCTCACCGGCGGGCGGTCGGTGCACATGACCGACTGGCCCGAGGCCGACGCGCTGCCGACCGACGACGGGCTGGTCGCGACGATGGACCGGGTGCGCGACGTGTGCTCGGCGGCGCTGTCGCTGCGCGAGGCGAGGCGGCTGCGGGTACGCCTGCCGCTTGCGTCGCTGACCGTGGCGACACAGGACGCGAAGCAGCTCGAGGCGTTCACCGATCTGATCGCCGACGAGGTGAACGTCAAGGAGGTCGTGCTGAGCGACGACGTGGACGGGGCGTGCTCGACGGTGCTGACGGTCAACCCACGCGCCGCCGGACCGCGGTTGGGCGGCGACGTGCAGCGAGTGATCCGTGCGACGAAGTCCGGGGACTGGACGGTCGACGGTGATGCGGTCACCGCGGGCGGCATCGAACTGCGCCCCGACGAGTACGACCTGCGGCTGGTGCCGGCCGAACCGGACCGTTCAGCACCGCTGCCCGGCAACGTCGGCGTCGTCGTCCTCGACACCGAGGTGACGCCCGCGTTCGCGGCCGAGGGACGCGCCCGCGACGTCGTCCGGGTCGTCCAGCAGGCGCGGCGCGACGCCGGGTTGAACGTCTCGGATCGGATCGAACTGCACGTCGACGGCGACGATGCCGTGGTCGACGCGGTCCGCGAGCACGAGGCGTTCGTCGCGGGCGAGGTGCTGGCGGCGACGGTGGCGTACGGCTCGCTCGGGGCCGAAGGTCACGTCGCGGAGGGCACCGTCGGCGACGACGAGGCGGTGCGTGTGTCGGTCGTCCGCGCCTGATGGCGAGCGACACAGCCCCGCCGGCGCCCGTGACGACGCCGCAACTGCAGCTCGTCATCGACTGCGCGGACCCCGACCGGCTCGCGCGGTTCTGGGCCGCGGCGCTCGGCTACGTGCCGCCGCCCCCGCCGGACGGCCACGACTCGTGGGCCGACTGGTACCGCAGCGTCGGGGTGCCCGAGGACGAGATCGACGACGGCGTCGACCGGCTGGTCGATCCCACCGGCACCGGGCCGTCGGTGTGGTTCCAGCCCGTGCCGGAAGCCAAGTCGGTCAAGAACCGCCTGCACCTCGACCTGCTCGTTGCCGGGCGCGGCACACCCATCGCAGAACGACGCCGCATCGTCGACGCGGAGGTCGAGCGGCTCGTCGGCCTCGGGGCGACGATCGTGCGCGTGGTCGACGGCGATGTCCGCGACCATTACGCCGTGACGCTGGGCGACCCCGAGGGCAACGAGTTCTGCGTCGGGTGACCTGACCGCCATCCCCCCGCCTGTCGACACCGTCTGGGCACTGTTCGTCGCATCCGCCGGGCCGACGTCCGATGACCGCCCGCGGTGGGAGCAGCGCATCGGACGCGATGACGCGCGTGCGGGTGGCGCGCCCGCTTCGGGCCGCAGTCGGGTGCCGGGCTGTCGGCCGGCGATGGCGACAGCCGGTGGTGGCTCGTGTGGAGGGTCCGGCGTGCCAGTGGCCGCCGACCGATGTGGTGCTAGGTCAGCCGCACTCGGGGCACGACAGTTCGAGGCACAACGAGGGCAGGTACACCCCGCCGCGACCTCCGCAGCGGGCGCAGTCCACGCCCGTGTCGGCCATGCTCGCGCCGGCCGGCAGACCGTCAGCGACCATGCTGACGGACGGCTGTCCGAGCGACGGGAGCCCGAGCGGGCCTGCGGAATGCGGTTCGGCGACCTCTGAGACAGAGCCAGCGGGCATCTGGGCCTCCTGACGCAGTAGCGTCACGTCTGGCGTCGCGTCGCCCCGCCGCCTCGGCCGGAACGGACGCGGCGCGTACGGATCACCCGGAAGCGTAACCGATCATTCGACTGCGCGACACTGGCAATTCGCCCGGATCACGAGAAGGTGGACGCCCATGGAGCTCGACGGACGCGTGGTCGTCGTCACCGGGGCGGGTCGCGGCATCGGTGCAGCCCTGGCCCGCCGGTTCGCGAGCGAGGGCGCGCGCGTCGTGGTGAACGATCTCGACGTCGACGCCACGGCCGAGGTCGCCGCAGACATCGACGGCCACGCCGTCCCTGGCGACGCCACCCGCGCCGACGGTGCCGCCCGCCTGGTCGAGCAGGCCGTCGACCATCTCGGACCGATCGACATCTTCTGCGCGAACGCGGGCATCGCCGTCGCCGGTGGACCCGACGCGTCCGAGGACACGTGGGCACGGTCGTGGGAGGTCAATGTGATGGGCCACGTCCGCGCAGCGCGCGCACTGCTGCCGGGTTGGCTCGAACGCGGTCGCGGCCATTTCCTCGCGACCGTGTCCGCGGCTGGACTGCTGAGCCAGATCGGGTCCGCTCCGTACGCCGTCACCAAGCACGGCGCCCTGGCGTTCGCCGAGTGGATGGCGATCACGTACGGCGACCGCGGGATCACGGTGCAGGCACTGTGCCCGCAGGGCGTGCGCACCGATCTGCTGGAGCGGGCCGACGAGCG
It encodes the following:
- the ileS gene encoding isoleucine--tRNA ligase yields the protein MAYPIDDPTRDVSAAASWPAIERRILEHWATDGTFEASVEQRPAGEHGSNEYVFYDGPPFANGLPHYGHLLTGYVKDVVPRYRTMRGERVERRFGWDCHGLPAEVKAERDLGITTKAEVLDLGIARFNNACRTSVLQYTQDWEAYVTRQARWVDFDNDYKTLDLDYMESVMWAFKTLYDKGLIYEGFRVLPYCWRCETPLSNTETRMDDVYRPRQDPAITVAITLDTGEKLLVWTTTPWTLPSNLAVAVGPDIDYAVVERDGTRYIVGEARLAAYERELGEAEVVERRKGSTLVGHRYTPLFDFLDDTPNAYQVLAGDFVSTDEGTGIVHMAPAYGEDDQTACAEAGIPVRVTVDDHTRFTSVVPDYEGLQVFEANPQIIRDLHEAGVLLRHDSYEHPYPHCWRCDTPLVYKAVSSWFVEVTKFRDRMVELNQQITWVPEHVRDGSMGRWLENARDWSISRNRFWGSPIPVWRSDDPAYPRVDVYGSLDEIERDFGVRPTDLHRPVVDDLVRPNPDDPTGRSMMRRVPEVLDCWFESGSMPFAQVHHPFENADWFEHHYPGDFIVESIGQTRGWFYTLHVLATALFDRPAFRTCVTHGIVLGSDGRKMSKSLGNYPDVYEMFDSYGADAMRWFLMASPILRGGDLIVTEQGIRDSVRQVLNPLWSAYNFFTLYANAEDYTATRRTDSTHVLDRYVLAKLHALVTDVTMAMDVYEISGACALVRGFFDALTNWYIRRSRDRFWAGDHDAFDTLYTVLETVCRAAAPLLPMVTEDMWRGLTGGRSVHMTDWPEADALPTDDGLVATMDRVRDVCSAALSLREARRLRVRLPLASLTVATQDAKQLEAFTDLIADEVNVKEVVLSDDVDGACSTVLTVNPRAAGPRLGGDVQRVIRATKSGDWTVDGDAVTAGGIELRPDEYDLRLVPAEPDRSAPLPGNVGVVVLDTEVTPAFAAEGRARDVVRVVQQARRDAGLNVSDRIELHVDGDDAVVDAVREHEAFVAGEVLAATVAYGSLGAEGHVAEGTVGDDEAVRVSVVRA
- a CDS encoding VOC family protein, which produces MASDTAPPAPVTTPQLQLVIDCADPDRLARFWAAALGYVPPPPPDGHDSWADWYRSVGVPEDEIDDGVDRLVDPTGTGPSVWFQPVPEAKSVKNRLHLDLLVAGRGTPIAERRRIVDAEVERLVGLGATIVRVVDGDVRDHYAVTLGDPEGNEFCVG
- a CDS encoding SDR family oxidoreductase, which codes for MELDGRVVVVTGAGRGIGAALARRFASEGARVVVNDLDVDATAEVAADIDGHAVPGDATRADGAARLVEQAVDHLGPIDIFCANAGIAVAGGPDASEDTWARSWEVNVMGHVRAARALLPGWLERGRGHFLATVSAAGLLSQIGSAPYAVTKHGALAFAEWMAITYGDRGITVQALCPQGVRTDLLERADERIRALLEPSAIGVEQVADVVMEALADGRFLILPHPEVGGYTVQRAADHDRWLAGMRRLQSRLG